GAGGCGGGACTGGGCGTGGCCCTGGTGCCGGGCATCGTGGTGGCCCGCCGTCCCCGACTCTGGGTCACCCCGCTGGCCCCGCCCGGGGTGCACCGGACGATCGCGCTGGCCCGACGGCGGGAGGTGGAGCCGACCCACGCGGCGCGGGCGTTCCGGCGGATCCTGCTGGACTACGTCCGCACCGCCGCCGAGAACTCGACCCTGCCCGCCGGAGTGACGCCCTACTGACCCAGTCGCTGCCGGGCGAGAAACCGGGGTACGACCATCCGCCACGCCTCGCTCACCAACTCGGTCATGTGCCCGTGGTCGAGCCGGTCGAGATGGCAGCACACCCAGTTGAAGCGCAGGTCGGCGGTGGGAGGCAGGAGGAACAGGTCCGGCTCGGCGGCGATGAGCGCGGCACGTTCCTCCTTCGGGTACCCGAAGCCCATCGTCGACTCGTCCCGGGAGAAGGCGACGTACACGATGGAGCCGACCCGGAACTTCACCCGGTCGCGGATCAGGTGCTCGGTGGTTCGCGGCAGCGTACGGGCCAGCGCTCGTACCTCGGCGACGGTAACCATGCCCACACGCTAGTGCGGGGGACCGACGGCTTTCGTCGGCGACGTATTGACCTCAAGTCCGCTTGACGTTCGACACTGGGCGAGATCGTGTCGGCGGCCGTCGACACGCAGCCCTGCCGTGACGGTACTGAGGTCGGAGGTGGTCAACGATGCGGGTGATCGAGGTGGCGCGGTTCGGTGGACCGGAGGTGCTCGTGCCGGGCGAGGCCGCCGAT
The nucleotide sequence above comes from Plantactinospora soyae. Encoded proteins:
- a CDS encoding MmcQ/YjbR family DNA-binding protein, which gives rise to MVTVAEVRALARTLPRTTEHLIRDRVKFRVGSIVYVAFSRDESTMGFGYPKEERAALIAAEPDLFLLPPTADLRFNWVCCHLDRLDHGHMTELVSEAWRMVVPRFLARQRLGQ